The window GGCCGTGCTGGAGGCGGCGCACCCCGGCGCGAGGCACGAGCTGGAGGAGCTGGAGCAGCGCGGCTGGGCGACGCGCGCGGGCGACGACTGGTCCATCACGGCCGCCGGCCAGGCCGAGGCGCTCCGCGGCGGCCCGGGCACCCGGGGCCGGGACGACGACGAGGAGGACGCGCGATGATGGTGCCCGAACAGGAGATCCAGTGGATCGCCGCGGTTACGGCGGCGGCGTGCGCGCTTCCCGGCGTGTTCCTGGTGCTGCGCCGGATGGCGCTGATGAGCGATGCCATCAGCCACGCCATCCTGCTGGGCATCGTCATCGGCTTCTTCATCACCGAGAACATCGCCTCGCCGCTGCTGGTGGCGGCGGCGGCGCTCACCGGCGTGCTCACGGTGTCGCTGGTGGAGGTGATCAACCGCACGCACCTGGTGCGCGAGGACGCGGCGATCGGCCTGGTGTTTCCCGCGCTGTTCAGCATCGGGGTGATCCTGATTTCGCGCTTCGCCGGGAGCGTGCACCTGGACGTGGACGCCGTGCTGCTGGGCGAGCTGGCCTTTGCGCCGTTCAATCGCCTGGTGGTGAACGGGGTAGACCTGGGGCCGCGCATCCTGTGGCTGATGAGTGCCATCCTGCTGCTGAACGCCGCCTTCATCGCCGCGTTCTACAAGGAGTTGAAGCTCACTACGTTCGATGCGGCGCTGGCGGGCGCGCTGGGCTTTGCGCCGGGCCTCGTGCACTACGCCTTCATGACACTGGTGTCCGTTACCGCGGTCGGCGCCTTCGACGCGGTGGGGAGCATCCTGGTGGTGGCGCTGATGATCGCCCCGCCGTCCGCCGCGTACCTGCTGACGGACCGGCTTCCGCGGATGATCGGGCTGAGCGTGGCGATCGGCGTGGCGAGCTCGCTTTCGGGCTACTGGATGTCGTACCTGTTCGACGTCTCGATCGCGGGATCGATGGCCACGATGACGGGCGTAGCGTTCGGGCTGGTGTTCCTGCTCGCTCCGGAGCGCGGGCTGCTGGCGCTGGCGCGGCGGCGCGCGCGGCAGAGGTGGGAGTTCGCGCAGACCATGCTGGCCATCCACCTGATGAACCACGAGGATTCGCCCGACGCGGCCGAGGAGAACCGCGAGTCGCACCTTCACGCGCACCTGCGCTGGGAGCAGGACTTCGCCCGCCGCGTGATCCGCCGCGCGGAGGGCACCGGCTGGCTATCGCGCGCGGACGACGACGCGCTGCAGTTGACGGAGCGCGGACGCGCCGCGGCGCGCGAGGCGGTCGGGGCCTGAGGAGCAGGGGAGTGTCGGCAGCGTGAGGCCAAGGCCGACATCCCGCCCGCCATCTGTCATCCAGAGGCGCAATCGCAGCGGCCCGGCCCGTACACCAGACTCTGCGCGCCGAAGGATCTAACCCCGGAAGCCTCTCAACCCGGGCGCGGCAGCGACACGAAGACCGAGCCCCACCCGTGCGGGTGCAGGCACCTGCCGCGCCACACAGTTTGGGCGCGCCACACGATCCTCCCCCACACGAGAACAGGCCAGTCCGCGAAGGCGGACTTCGTGTGGTTGTTGCAGCGAATTCATTCGCCCGACACAGCCGGGACGTGCTTGCGCCTCTGGATGACGACGTTTGGGCGGTCCCGTCAGGTTAGGTGGCTTAACCCACGCCAGGGCGGCGGTACCGGTGGGTCCGCAGGTACGGGGCGTCTCGCGGAGTGTGTGGCGGATCCCTCGGTCGCTGCATGGGTCGGGGGTACAGGCCGGCTCGGCGTGGCCGCTCCGTCGGGATGACAGATGCGCTTCGGAGGGCGCGGTGCGCGTGCGGGTGAAGCGTGCGGCTGCGCTCACTCACGCGGCGCATCAGAACAGCGAGATCTGCTCGCCGATGGCCTTGGGGTCCACCGGGGCCTGGCCCAGCAGGGACTGCAGCTCGCGGGCGTTGGCGGGGCTGTGGCCGGCGAAGTGGTTGTTGAAGTATCCGAACACGCTGACACCCCGGCCCGCGATCGTCTTCAGCACCTCGGCCCAGGAGCGGATTTCGCCCGAACGGTCGAACTGCAGGTGCGAGTAGTCCACGATGTCGCGGTTGGGGCCCATCCACCGGATGTAGTGGAAGTCCGCCGTGGGCGCGGCGGCCAGCTCCGTCATCGTTTCGCGCGGAATCCACTTTCCGTCGCTGAGCGCCAGCGCCGCCCCGTGCGACTCCAGCAGCGACAGCAGCCGCGGGAGCACGGCGTCCGCCATCCACCGGCTCTGGCGCACCTCCACCGCGAACCGCACGTCGCGAGGGAGGCGCCCGACGAACCGCTCGAGCGCGGCGAACTCGTCGGGCCCGAAGTCCGGCCCCATCTGCACCAGCACCGGCCCCAGCTTGGGCCCCAGCTCGCGGGCCCGGTCCAGGAACTCGTCGGTGACCGTGTCGGCGTCGCGCAGCCGGCGCTCGTGCGTCACCTCCTGCGGCATCTTCAGCGCGAACAGGAACCCGTCCGGCGTGCGCTGCGCCCATCCGCGGACCGACTTGGCCGGGGGGATGGCGTAAAACGTTGAATCGACCTCCACCGTGGTGAACGCCTGGGCGTAGGTGCGCAGGAACTCGATGGGCCTGGTGCCTTCGGGATAGAAGGGCCCCACCCACGCCGTGTAGTTCCAGCCCTGCGTACCGATTCGAATGCTCACGGGCGAGCCACGG is drawn from Longimicrobium sp. and contains these coding sequences:
- a CDS encoding metal ABC transporter permease, encoding MVPEQEIQWIAAVTAAACALPGVFLVLRRMALMSDAISHAILLGIVIGFFITENIASPLLVAAAALTGVLTVSLVEVINRTHLVREDAAIGLVFPALFSIGVILISRFAGSVHLDVDAVLLGELAFAPFNRLVVNGVDLGPRILWLMSAILLLNAAFIAAFYKELKLTTFDAALAGALGFAPGLVHYAFMTLVSVTAVGAFDAVGSILVVALMIAPPSAAYLLTDRLPRMIGLSVAIGVASSLSGYWMSYLFDVSIAGSMATMTGVAFGLVFLLAPERGLLALARRRARQRWEFAQTMLAIHLMNHEDSPDAAEENRESHLHAHLRWEQDFARRVIRRAEGTGWLSRADDDALQLTERGRAAAREAVGA
- a CDS encoding DUF72 domain-containing protein; translation: MSIRIGTQGWNYTAWVGPFYPEGTRPIEFLRTYAQAFTTVEVDSTFYAIPPAKSVRGWAQRTPDGFLFALKMPQEVTHERRLRDADTVTDEFLDRARELGPKLGPVLVQMGPDFGPDEFAALERFVGRLPRDVRFAVEVRQSRWMADAVLPRLLSLLESHGAALALSDGKWIPRETMTELAAAPTADFHYIRWMGPNRDIVDYSHLQFDRSGEIRSWAEVLKTIAGRGVSVFGYFNNHFAGHSPANARELQSLLGQAPVDPKAIGEQISLF